A stretch of Natronococcus sp. CG52 DNA encodes these proteins:
- a CDS encoding CobW family GTP-binding protein: MSNTEVDRIPVTVVSGYLGAGKTTLVNHLLTNAAGREIAVIVNDMGEVNVDADLIARENEEEGIVDLSNGCICCRLQGDLLDETRRLAESREFEYLLVESSGISEPIPVARVFTEGTEESEIDPTELFELDTTVTVLDTYGFWKEFDAGESLPEHAQPDEQRPLSEVLVESIEFCDVLLLNKTDMIPDDVLEEIEAVVDRLQPGAERVRTSHCEVDPDLVLGTGRFDFEEAKRSQGWKRELRGDGHDHGGRARSHAHDQRAADLHGVSSFVFRADEPFRPDELGDWLEEWDGSIVRAKGVCHVAGRDEVIGLSQAGPSVQAGPIGEWRPDDDRRTQLVFIGREMDEARIREELEAMLVATDEQVEDQNWADPFPL, translated from the coding sequence ATGTCGAACACCGAAGTCGACCGGATCCCGGTCACCGTCGTTAGTGGGTATCTCGGCGCCGGCAAGACGACGCTCGTCAACCACCTGCTGACGAACGCCGCGGGTCGGGAGATCGCGGTCATCGTCAACGACATGGGCGAGGTCAACGTCGACGCGGACCTGATCGCCCGCGAGAACGAAGAGGAGGGGATCGTCGATCTCTCGAACGGCTGTATCTGCTGCCGATTACAGGGGGATCTCCTCGACGAAACCCGACGACTCGCGGAGAGCCGGGAGTTCGAGTACCTGCTCGTCGAGTCCTCCGGGATCAGCGAGCCGATCCCGGTGGCCCGGGTGTTCACGGAGGGGACCGAGGAGAGCGAGATCGATCCGACGGAGCTGTTCGAGCTGGATACGACGGTCACCGTCCTCGACACCTACGGCTTCTGGAAGGAGTTCGACGCCGGCGAGTCCCTGCCCGAACACGCCCAGCCGGACGAGCAACGGCCGCTGAGCGAGGTCCTCGTCGAGAGTATCGAGTTCTGCGACGTCCTCCTGCTGAACAAGACCGATATGATCCCCGACGACGTTCTCGAGGAGATCGAAGCCGTCGTGGATCGGCTTCAGCCCGGCGCCGAGCGAGTCCGCACGAGCCACTGCGAGGTCGATCCCGACCTCGTGCTGGGAACCGGTCGGTTCGACTTCGAGGAGGCGAAGCGGTCGCAGGGGTGGAAACGCGAGCTGCGCGGCGACGGTCACGATCACGGTGGACGCGCCCGTTCGCACGCCCACGACCAGCGCGCTGCCGACCTCCACGGCGTCTCGTCGTTCGTTTTCCGAGCCGACGAGCCGTTTCGTCCCGACGAACTGGGCGACTGGCTCGAGGAGTGGGACGGCTCGATCGTCCGGGCGAAGGGCGTCTGTCACGTCGCCGGCCGCGACGAGGTGATCGGACTCAGTCAGGCCGGTCCGTCGGTGCAGGCGGGGCCGATCGGCGAGTGGCGGCCGGACGACGACCGACGGACGCAGCTGGTGTTTATCGGCCGCGAGATGGACGAAGCGCGGATCCGCGAGGAACTCGAGGCGATGCTCGTCGCGACGGACGAACAGGTCGAAGACCAGAACTGGGCCGATCCGTTCCCGCTATGA